The nucleotide window CTTAATCATATGTGTTGTGCATACATCTTCAACGAAGGGCCTATAGGGCCAAGGTAAGGGAATTGAGTTCCCTTTGAATTGATAGAGGCTTCATAGAGTTTATACAGATGGAGGGAGGTTCCAAGAAGCTTACATTGGAGGAGAGGCTCTCTCTGGCAGCTGCTAAAGGGAAGAGGAAAACAAAGAAGCAAGGTACCGGGTCGCCTGCTCAATCACCGACTCCAATCGACCTTACAAATAAACAAAGTAATGAGATCTCAAATGCGATTGTTTTAAATGAGCCAAAGGCAGAGAACGAGAACGCAGATGATAATTCCAAATTATCGCAGAGTTCAGCGACTGATATAGCTCTCAATGGCGAGTATTATAATGATGACAAGGACACCTTTTTAAACTCACTACGAAAATCAAAACCTTGGAGTAGCTGGCTTCCTGCTGATATTCATGACCTTAGTAGTGTCGAATTGCTCAAGGTTCTCGAACCTcatatcaaagaaatggTGAAGCAAAATATGCAGCCGCCCAAAATTGATAACTCAGCAAGTAGTTTGGTTAAAGTTATCAAGGAGAAAGAGGAAATCATTAGCCAATTGAGACAGGAGGGAgagaatttctcaaaaactGAGCTGAGACTATCTACAAATAATAAAGCTCTGCGAAAGCAAGTATCAGATCTTGAGGAGCAAATAgtagttcttcaagaggaattatttcaaaaagtaAATGCACTTGAGAAGGCTTCTGTTGCAGCTGAAGATTCAAGAATACAGATAGACGAACTTCAGAACCAACTAAATGAGCTGAAACAAGAAAATGCTAATTCAAAATTACTAGAGGAGAAACTAGCTCAAACAAAAGATCGTTTAAATCAATCACAGAACCTTTTGGATGCTAAGAACAACGATTTTAAAGAGGAAAAGTCAAAATGGCAGAAAGATAAGGAGTCTCTAACGTCAACAACAAGGGAACAAATCCTGCTTCTGGAATCTAATTTAGAGCAATTACGCATCGAGCTTGAAACTTCCAAACAAGGAGCAAGTGTAGGAGATGACGGGGACCATTGGAAAGAACAATATACCGTCCTTCGCAACGAATTACAAGATAACAGACAGAATTGGAACGCGTTGGAGGAGGCACTCAATACTAGATTAACAAGCCTTGAAGGTCAATTAGACGAGGCTAGGAAAGCAGAAAAGGCTCTCACGAGTAAACTCAGTGCCTcagatgaggaaaagaaagatctGTATGCCAAACTGGAAAAAGCCACCAACGAAAGAGGAACTGTCCAGCATGAGCTTAAAGAGCTTCAGGATGAAAACAAAGCCCTCCAAAGATCATTGGAAGATCTCACAGATGATTTTAAGCTACTTCAAAAGCAATATaacattcaaaagactCATTTAGAGCGCAAGATTGACTCAAGTGAGGAACGGGAAGGGAAGCCATCTTTGCCGCtagatgaagatgagcCTCCAGTGGATTCGtccaattttgaagatgaatgGATCTTACCGTCAATGATATCATCTATCGGTCATTCAGATGCACCCATAGAGCTCAAAGACAAATTGAATAACGTTGATTACGAAAGTGTTAAAAGTGTCACGGAACTTGAAAAAGAACGGCTAGAACTAGATATGAATGACATACCAAATGAGGCCTCGGATTTGGGATCTTTGAGCAAACTTGGAATTTCTCGCCAACATTCCAGTTCGGTAAACATTAGGAATAAGTCAGATGCGCctgcttcaaatcaaatGAGCGCGCAGATGGTAGGCAAACTCGCTTCTGAAAtaagaagatttgaagtaGAAGTCTCCTCATTGAAAAGCCAATGCGAAAGAGTacagaaagagaaaaattcGGCGAACAATGAGCTAGTTAGGCTcatggaagaaaatgagagcttgaagaaacttgaaCTTGAGAAATGCAGTTTATCGAAAGAAGTTGAGAACTTGCAATCAAAATTGGAAACATCCTTGCAACTGCTAGGGGAAAAAGCTGAACGTGCCGAAGAGCTAGAAAATGATGTTCAAGATCTGAAAGATATGATGAAGCAGCAAATTCAAGACATGATGGATTTGCGAGAAGcaaatcattgatttgCAGATAATACTTTAGCCAGCCCTCATCGGAGATTACTAGTTTTCAAGCTATTGGGCGAAATAACTTTGACCGTTAGCTGATTGCAATTAATCTCTGGTAAATGCAATAACAAGCGTGCACctcaaaaagaagaaccaagTTCTATCCTCTTGGTAATGTGAAATGATTAATGGATCTGTTTCATGTCTATATAGCCGTTATTTGATGACGAATAAATTACAAGTTTGAGACAGGAATCTAGCCTTGTGGTTTATGCAGGGCTCCTGAACTCGGAAGCGTCCACAAATGTATCACTCTCTCCGTTTGCATATGATATTGAATTGTTGTATTCATCATTTGCTTCAGAAGGCTCTTGTTCCTCCTCATTCAGTACcgtttcaacttcttcttctccttcgGTTTCAGTCAAATTTACCTGTGCTAACTCTTCTCTGAGCTGCGATTGTCTTTTCAGCATCTCCAACCTACCTTGGATTCCTAGAAGAACTGGTAGGCAGTCGCCCGATGCTTTTAATGAAGCTCTCAAGCGTCTAGCTTGTTTTTTGGCGTGCTTAGATTGAGAAgaggagttgaagaaaaggtcACCTTTCAAGGTGAGTAGCCACTTCATCCATAGAGATGATATCTCATTGTTTTCCCATGGATTATGTTGAAAAGCAAGGGCTGTTACTTCATAAAATTTGGAGAGAGCATCATCTGCTATTAGCTGGGTTATGATAAAGGATTTTACTCTGTGCTCGTTCCATTTATCTGAACACACTATTTCCAGTATTTTGGCATCCTCCAGTGATTCCAATGCTTGAACTAAAGATTTACTCAGTTCATCCTGTTCTGCCTTTGTGACCTTCTTGCGTGAAACTATCACGTCCTCCTGCTGTTgttcgtcatcatcttcgGAACTGTGTGGCTCTTGCTTACCTTCGGTAGCAAGTTCATTGCCATCTAGCTTATCGTCTTTTTGATCATTTATGATAATCTCATCATTTCCATTCAAGTCGCCCAACGATATTAGTTTAAAACTAGGCTCGTTGACATTCAGCCAAGCAACCATGACTGAATCTGCGACTCGCACAAATTCGATAATCTGCGAATCTACAACTTTTATTTTGCAAATTGGAATGTCGGTTCCCAACCTGAAAGCCAAAATCTCACCCTCAGAGTTCAAGCACAGGACAGTATCTTTAATGACTCTCAAAATCTTCGCCTCAGTCTGCCATTCCTGTACGAGACTCTTTGATTCTAAATTGAAGACAGAAAGGCCCGTTTCAGTACCAATGGCTAAATCCCCATTCTCCAATATTTCAGACGAGATGCACGTACCGACAGCTAAGGTCGCTACTGTAGTTGGTCTCCGCTTGCTTGGATCAATAACATAAACTCTGTCTTTCGAGGCGTAACATAGGTATGTAGCGCGATCATTCCTTAGCGCTTTGAAATAGGTAATCTCCTCATCCTTTCCATCGACAATGTGGAATGACTTAATTTGTTTTGCTTGATTATATTGGAGTTTTTTAATTGCATTTTCATTGTCCAGTAACCATATGTAGGCATCTTCCAAGCTGACATGAAGTATGCTACTTTTGTTCTGAACTATGTTCACGATATCTTTACCACTAGAGGAAAAAATCACGATTTTCCCGGGAGATACAGCATTGACAAAAAAGTTCTCACGGTCAGTGTCAGTATCAAGCTCGACGTTATTCTCATCTCCATTCTTCCTCTTGACTCTTTGTTTGCTGTCTTCCACTAAACTGCTACACCATCCCAGGTGGAAAATTTCGGTCACTCGAAGATCGTTACTCTCGTAATCAATGTGGCTGACCAGCGAGCTGTTTACGTTATAGCCATTGGATGCCTCCAGCGGGTAGATGTCAATTACATTCTTTTGTGAGACATTCGTTTGGAAAGCAAATTGACGAGCATCCGGGGAAAAACTGGCAATCAGATCTTGCTTGGATATCATGCTAATGGGCTCACTCGAGACTAAATTGACCCGCAATATGCTTGTAGATCTACAATATTGAATATTATTatggtgaaatttcatgcgatgagatgactttgaaaaatttgaaaaattacaatcaTGCTTAACGACTTCTCTATGAAGATAATAAACTATGAAAGATGCTTAAAATGCTAATGTTTGGGTTAATTTTTATTTCTTGAGCTGCCCTTATAGTGATCGACTGACGACTGTGACTTTGAACTAGCCTTCTGCTTTTGTTATGCACGAAACAGAGGCCTACAAGCTGAGCAATTGCGagagaagagtttgatcttCTGGGGGCATGTTCTTAACAAAACACGCGTACCTGTTCAGGTCTGACTGTTGTAAGCTCATCATTGATGTCTTAAGTACTTCGTAGATGTTGATAGAGTCAAGGATAGAGCCAGTGAGGGGATCCTCTTCCAAGTCGTCGAAATTCTCCCCATCTTCAAAGGAGCGGCCATTAACGAACTTAAGAACATCTGAATCACCCTTCAGGAGTTCAAGTTGTTCTTTGAGCGCTTCTTCgccagtttcttcattgtcGTCATAAGCATCATCTTCGTTTTCCCAGTCGTTGAAAGCTTCCGGCTTGAAGGAATCAGATGAGTACTCCTTACGTCTTTCTTCCatgtttttcaaagcacCTGGGACCCTCGAGACCAGTTCGAGCATGATTGGCGTCAAGTGCTGGACAGTAGATTCCATCGAGAGCTCAGAAAATGCTTCTAACGGTACCTGACAAATAATGCTCAACAATGCTAAAATGGAAAGCTTTATGTCGAAAATTCTCTTGACATTAGGAGCGTAAAAGGAGAGCCAcatctcgaagaaaaattgcaagCACTCATGATGCTTTAAGAATTGAAGACTAACGAGAGGCGATGATACTATGCTGGAAATTATTACATTGAAGGCAGTGACACCGAAAATTATAttctttttcaatgtttCTTTCTCGACGACAATACTCTTTATCgcatcttccaaaaattgCTGCCTATAAGAAGCCTGAAGGTTACCTTCCAAAGCCAGAATCAATTTCTGAGCAAGATCGAAGACAATAATTAGCTCGTCTAAATCACTTTCTTCGCTGATAGATGACTTCCTGTAAACCTCCCAGATTATGTTTGTGTAAaattcattttttttcaattcgtCCTTCCCATAAATCGTATAGTTGTTGAAAACTAACATAAAATCTTCCAGGTAAAAGGATACCATGCTCTCCTCCTTCCTGTTAGCCTCGCCAATTAGCTCCAATATCTTCCATGAGATAGGGGTTATTTCCCTCAGCAAGAAGGTAGAGTTctcaacaaattcacagCATTCGCGGTAAAAGTCTTCAATGCCATTCTTTAAAATGAACTCGGCGGCTGGGTAGAAAGATTGCTCTAGATTTTTCACGATCTCTGGAGAGTTTTCGAACGAAAGTAAGATGGAGATTGTCGTAGAAAGAATACCCAACGCAGCCATCTGTTTATCGGTTTCATCAGGAACGTCGTCAGCATCCAAGATGTTATTAGCCTCTGTATTTGCAACATCGTTGAGGTCAATAGcaagcttcaaaaattgcTGTACTAAAGTATTCATCAACTCGACACCGAATGGTTGCAATTGTTCCGCAAATTGTTCCACAAAGTCTTGCATAACGCCTGATATCGTATCCGATTCAAACTCATTTGATAGATACAACATTTTCTGCATCGTGGGTAAAACAACTGCTGAAAGGGCCTGTTGAAATTGTTCATTGTGAATGAAAGTCTGTAAAGCTAATGCTGCAAGTAATTGAACAGGGAGACAGCCTGTTTCTTCATTGAGACACTGCATGATCCCCTTGTAGATGACTTCAATAACAGTTGAATCTTCGAATTGCACTTCTCCGGCCTTTGAGCATATCTCGCAAGCACGAGTCCTTAGAAAACCATGAGGGGAGCTGAAAAATGGGAAAACAAAAGCCTTCATGAAGCTTTCCATTTGACCCAAGTAAGGCGAATTGTTAACGGTCAAACGATCAATAATGCACGAGAAGATTCTTAAAGAGGACTCGACTTTGACCGCATTCTCAAGTGGCATATTCTCGATGGTGCTCATATTGGCCTGCAAAGTTTGAATGACAAACTGTAAGGTGGGCTCCAATGTTGTTTTGCCACGTTTGGTTACTGATGTAGTTAATAGCGACGAAGCCGCGAGATCAGGAGAATAGCTATCATCCCATAATTCCAAATTTCGGTGGATATATTCCTGAGGATCATTTTCAAAACTGTCGAGCATGTCCTCGTTTGGAGTAAGCAGCGGCGATATTATATGCTGTAGTATGGTGTTGTAATGCTCTTTAATCAGCTTCCAAGTATgcttttgaacaattgtCTGCTCAATAAAGGATAGTATGTAATAAACTGATGCATTACTCAGCCATAGGCGGTTACTTCCCCACAATTCGACCTGTTGAAATAAGAGTTGGAGAAAGTGTGGTAAAAATTGGTCTCTGAAAAGTGACTTGAACTCGTCGTAATTAAATCTTTTTGTGAGAGAGTCTGACCCgtacctttgaaaaagtcTGTAGAGAATTGCGTACGACCATTTCTTACATTTCACCCAAGGATTGAGCGACCTGGTATCAGTGTCACTAATGGataaaacttcttctggtAAAGGCGTCTGAATCACAGAAACGAAAAAATTTGCCCATGGTATGAACATCTCACTTCTTTGTAATGTGAAGGGCAAGTCGTGGTAGGTAACAAATTTATAGATCTTCAATATTAATTTCACCATTTCACCTATCTTCGGATTATTCATATTTTTCCCATCTTGTAAAAGGCTGTCATTCGCAAAGCTGAGCAGATCAGGAAAATATTGGAGAATCATATGTTCTAACTCTTGTCTAGCGTCGTTTTCCTTCCAACGGTAACTTCTAAAGATCTCAGACAGACATATGAGCCCCACGTATGCAAGATCAATGTCACTAGCGGTGAGCAGCCCCAAGGATTCGGAGAGTAAGGAATCCCATCTACCTTGAGAATATTCTTCGCCTATTATGACCGCTAAGGCCGATTTCAGTACCCTAATGCACCCTGGAGAGGTCTTCGAACATTGTAACATAGCTTTGATCAATGCATCTTTGACTACGGGCTTTTCATCGTTATCGATCTCATAATCCAGCAACTCATTCTTTCCGATGTGCTTACCACTCCATCCATAAACGCTcttattcttgaaatacAAGGACGCTGACATCTTTATATTCAATGGTACTTCACTAGAGGCAATGATGTCCAAACAGGCCCCCAAAAAACCAGGTTGGCAACTTGCCTGCTTCAAGTGTCGCTCGGCATCGGCCCTTATACCAGCATCATGATCCAGCGTGCAAGCAAAACATTGCAGTAATGTATTGACATCCATTTTTCTGCCCAAAACAAAATCCTGAAAGCTGCAACGAATGGGCTACGCCTAGAGAAGAGCAATCGGTAATGGGATCTAACGATAAATGACCTAGCTTCGATTGTAGGTTTGAATCGAATTCGATCAGTATTATTaacaaaatttttcatatcATGTCCAACGTTATACAAATAGTCATTAAATGAGCAGCTCATCGACAAGGATGAGTCTCAATCAGTAAGTGAAAGGCTGTGAGTAGGCCTGTTCTGGATTTACTTGCACTTCCACATGGCTTGTCTTTCTTGGTGAAATTTGAATCTGCAAAAAAGAGAGCGATTGAGCAGAGGAAGCCCTCTCTAACGGTGCTCCTCTGAAACTGGGCAGTGATCCCGCAGACTTCACCGATGGTGCCTCTCTATTGCCCGGAGATATGTTACCGCTCGAGTTTTGTACCAGTACTTGGTGTTCGACCTTGGGACACAGCTGGCTGGAGTCTTTGAATTGCTTTTGACTACTGAGGGCCGTATCCAACCGTAAGATAACCTCTTGGTCAATTGGCGCAAAAGGTTTTACAACCCCAGAGCGGCGTTTCTCCTCTAATATCTCCAAGGGGGTCTTTTGGATAGGTTCAGTCTTAATCGTGCATCCGGCTACAATTTCATCAACCTCCTCTTCAGGCTCGTTGTAATCAAACTGAATTGGACTGTATTTGAATACGCTTAGCACTGACTCTGATTTGGATCTACCAAACTGTAAAAGTGCCCTTTCAGCAGGGTCGTAGTGAAAATGTCGTTCGGTGACCTTCTCCTCTGGTTCCTGTTCGGTCTGCGTGGAAACATTATGCAAAAGACTGTTACCGGCTGCACTGGAACTCTTTGTATCTAATAACGACCATATTAGAGGTCCCAATAAGCAGAGAAAGAGAACAAAACAGGCTAGCTGTAGGTCCATTTCTTCCACCTGCTCAATGAAAAACCTCAGCACCTGGGGCCAAGTTAACTTTTGATTGTGTATATTTCTGGGCTCTGTTGTGATAATTGGGTAGTCTACAATGTATGTAGATGATTGCTGAGCTTGAGGCGACACATTCCACCATTCTTCCACAGTACCACCTTCCATTAGCTTCTTGACGAGCTTGACCAGCGTAATTGAAGTCCCCAAAGAAAACAACCCCTGCGCAGCTACTGGTCGTGCCATTGAACAGAAATCTAATTGCGAAAGCTTAATAGAATCTCACTTCGATTTTATATATATTTATCTATGTTGCTTAAAACCAAACcctttgatcttttcttcactttttcaCAAACGCCGAACCTTGTCAATAGTCGAAAAACCATATTAAATTCAAGCAATCGCCCCAAGGCTCATCAGGATCACTTGTAGCATTATTTGGAGGGACCAAAATCCAACACGCATCAATCTGACAGACCTCTTGCGGTCGTCGGCCACGTACTCGGCGAATGCATCGTAAACTTCGGCACTGAGGTCTCTCATGAGCAGACAGTCGTAAATGGTCCAAGACCCTTCGAAATCTGAAATATTCTTGACCACCCGGCACCTGATTGGAATATAAGTTCTTGTTGAGTTTATGTACCCAACAATTGGTCTTATCAGGGCGTTATTAATGTAACCGAGTTCATGGGTGAAAAGTGGGACTTCTGCCTTGACGTTGTGTAATTTTAGAGAGAAATCCATCATGAAATATTGATCAGGGTCGATTTCTGACGCGGTCGGTCTTTGAGGGAAAGGTAGAAGAGCGTGTCTCTGAGCTTCTTTGTACAGACGATCACCAATCTCAGTGATGACCTCAGTCATCTGTGAAGCATCCGCCTCTTTGTCTGGCAAAAGAGCATCGCCGATCATATCGACTTGACCATCGGTGATCCATCCAAAGGGGCCGTCTATACCAGCATTCAGATGGTCAATCGCTAGGTTGTCGACCCTGAGCCGTGTAACTCTCTTCCAAGGCGAAGCATTCGAGGATGAAAATGGTGTGTTTTCAACGTTGAACTTCTTGTGTATGGTAAACATGGCATTGTCATAAGTCCCGCTTATACTGTTTGCATTAAGAATATCGTAAAAGAGCCAATGCTTTCTGAGTTGTGGTAAATCacaattgaaaatgctGACTTGGAACGGTCTGAACCCGTTCGGTTGGTACAATGTGAATAAAACGTCATTCATTGCAAAATTTGTGATCTCGAAATCCCCAGGCTGATGTATATTTTTGTAGTTTCGAGGATCATCATTTGGTTTCCACACGACGTGAGTCCTGTCCACCACACCTCTCAGCCCATTGATAGAGACTTCGTCCAGGATTCCCTTACCGTTCAGCCACTTGGTGAAGCTCAAAGAGATATCCAATTGGTCAATGGTTAGATCGTACTGAGTATAATTaccatcatcaaaatcttcacgACTAAAAAGAAGTCTATCGCTGAGGCCTagttttgttctttgaagggCCTCGATCTGAGAACCCTTAGTGAAACTGTGTGAAACTTTAGGCCTTCGAGAAACAAACACTTTATTGAAACGAATCTTCCCCGAAGACCACTCTGGTACAATAGcactttcaaagaccaCTGAAAGTGAGGTGTTCTTTGTTAAAAAGTTACCAATCTTCGTAGCCAGATATTCCTGTGCTAAAACCGTGTTCATTAAATATAAGACCAGTGATGTAAACGTCGTTGTCCCCAAAATAATCAGCAGTACGTTACTTACGAGCACCCAAGAAATGAAAGCCCCTATATCGTCTGTATTGAATGGCCTAGTCGATTTTGTCAGCACCCATCTAACGTTGATCCTTAATTTCTCCAGAAACCCAGTCGCTTGAGCCAGTAACCTGTCTCTCTCTGTtatgaatttgaaagcagATGGTGAAGGCggcttctttgattcaGGCTTCAATGGAGGCTGCTGTGTAGAATACCATCGTAGTTGTAACGGCTTCATATTTGTACCCGATCTGAGCAGAGATCGATGGCACTGCGCCGGCCTCAGCTGACTTGGCAATACCCAATGACTAGATTTCAAAGGAAccatcttcaacttcatcttgcTCAATTGAGCGTTGAAGCCCACCGCTCGGCCCAGCACCGTTAGTGCCCTGTTCATCGCCTCGTTGCACACGCTCTCTCGATTCAAAAGCACTCAGCGTCTCTCTAAAGCTGTCACCCCAGATTATATCCCCATAAGCACAATTCAACAGTCAAAAATGGACTCCTAGATGCCTTATTCTTTATGTTTTCCAGGTTTAATGCTCTTATACCCTATATGTGTTTTTTTTCCCTACGCCTCCAAGGAAAGgcaaattcaaaaatttttcacttttaacCACCAGTCAAAGTTCAGTTTGGCCATTTCATAGAGAACCATTGAACCTCATTCGAGCTATCAACACACTTTCAACTATGTCTTTTCTACCAGAACAAT belongs to Torulaspora delbrueckii CBS 1146 chromosome 4, complete genome and includes:
- the SGM1 gene encoding Sgm1p (similar to Saccharomyces cerevisiae SGM1 (YJR134C); ancestral locus Anc_4.364): MEGGSKKLTLEERLSLAAAKGKRKTKKQGTGSPAQSPTPIDLTNKQSNEISNAIVLNEPKAENENADDNSKLSQSSATDIALNGEYYNDDKDTFLNSLRKSKPWSSWLPADIHDLSSVELLKVLEPHIKEMVKQNMQPPKIDNSASSLVKVIKEKEEIISQLRQEGENFSKTELRLSTNNKALRKQVSDLEEQIVVLQEELFQKVNALEKASVAAEDSRIQIDELQNQLNELKQENANSKLLEEKLAQTKDRLNQSQNLLDAKNNDFKEEKSKWQKDKESLTSTTREQILLLESNLEQLRIELETSKQGASVGDDGDHWKEQYTVLRNELQDNRQNWNALEEALNTRLTSLEGQLDEARKAEKALTSKLSASDEEKKDLYAKLEKATNERGTVQHELKELQDENKALQRSLEDLTDDFKLLQKQYNIQKTHLERKIDSSEEREGKPSLPLDEDEPPVDSSNFEDEWILPSMISSIGHSDAPIELKDKLNNVDYESVKSVTELEKERLELDMNDIPNEASDLGSLSKLGISRQHSSSVNIRNKSDAPASNQMSAQMVGKLASEIRRFEVEVSSLKSQCERVQKEKNSANNELVRLMEENESLKKLELEKCSLSKEVENLQSKLETSLQLLGEKAERAEELENDVQDLKDMMKQQIQDMMDLREANH
- the UTP9 gene encoding Utp9p (similar to Saccharomyces cerevisiae UTP9 (YHR196W); ancestral locus Anc_4.362) → MKFHHNNIQYCRSTSILRVNLVSSEPISMISKQDLIASFSPDARQFAFQTNVSQKNVIDIYPLEASNGYNVNSSLVSHIDYESNDLRVTEIFHLGWCSSLVEDSKQRVKRKNGDENNVELDTDTDRENFFVNAVSPGKIVIFSSSGKDIVNIVQNKSSILHVSLEDAYIWLLDNENAIKKLQYNQAKQIKSFHIVDGKDEEITYFKALRNDRATYLCYASKDRVYVIDPSKRRPTTVATLAVGTCISSEILENGDLAIGTETGLSVFNLESKSLVQEWQTEAKILRVIKDTVLCLNSEGEILAFRLGTDIPICKIKVVDSQIIEFVRVADSVMVAWLNVNEPSFKLISLGDLNGNDEIIINDQKDDKLDGNELATEGKQEPHSSEDDDEQQQEDVIVSRKKVTKAEQDELSKSLVQALESLEDAKILEIVCSDKWNEHRVKSFIITQLIADDALSKFYEVTALAFQHNPWENNEISSLWMKWLLTLKGDLFFNSSSQSKHAKKQARRLRASLKASGDCLPVLLGIQGRLEMLKRQSQLREELAQVNLTETEGEEEVETVLNEEEQEPSEANDEYNNSISYANGESDTFVDASEFRSPA
- the NMD5 gene encoding Nmd5p (similar to Saccharomyces cerevisiae NMD5 (YJR132W); ancestral locus Anc_4.361), giving the protein MDVNTLLQCFACTLDHDAGIRADAERHLKQASCQPGFLGACLDIIASSEVPLNIKMSASLYFKNKSVYGWSGKHIGKNELLDYEIDNDEKPVVKDALIKAMLQCSKTSPGCIRVLKSALAVIIGEEYSQGRWDSLLSESLGLLTASDIDLAYVGLICLSEIFRSYRWKENDARQELEHMILQYFPDLLSFANDSLLQDGKNMNNPKIGEMVKLILKIYKFVTYHDLPFTLQRSEMFIPWANFFVSVIQTPLPEEVLSISDTDTRSLNPWVKCKKWSYAILYRLFQRYGSDSLTKRFNYDEFKSLFRDQFLPHFLQLLFQQVELWGSNRLWLSNASVYYILSFIEQTIVQKHTWKLIKEHYNTILQHIISPLLTPNEDMLDSFENDPQEYIHRNLELWDDSYSPDLAASSLLTTSVTKRGKTTLEPTLQFVIQTLQANMSTIENMPLENAVKVESSLRIFSCIIDRLTVNNSPYLGQMESFMKAFVFPFFSSPHGFLRTRACEICSKAGEVQFEDSTVIEVIYKGIMQCLNEETGCLPVQLLAALALQTFIHNEQFQQALSAVVLPTMQKMLYLSNEFESDTISGVMQDFVEQFAEQLQPFGVELMNTLVQQFLKLAIDLNDVANTEANNILDADDVPDETDKQMAALGILSTTISILLSFENSPEIVKNLEQSFYPAAEFILKNGIEDFYRECCEFVENSTFLLREITPISWKILELIGEANRKEESMVSFYLEDFMLVFNNYTIYGKDELKKNEFYTNIIWEVYRKSSISEESDLDELIIVFDLAQKLILALEGNLQASYRQQFLEDAIKSIVVEKETLKKNIIFGVTAFNVIISSIVSSPLVSLQFLKHHECLQFFFEMWLSFYAPNVKRIFDIKLSILALLSIICQVPLEAFSELSMESTVQHLTPIMLELVSRVPGALKNMEERRKEYSSDSFKPEAFNDWENEDDAYDDNEETGEEALKEQLELLKGDSDVLKFVNGRSFEDGENFDDLEEDPLTGSILDSINIYEVLKTSMMSLQQSDLNRYACFVKNMPPEDQTLLSQLLSL
- the NVJ1 gene encoding Nvj1p (similar to Saccharomyces cerevisiae NVJ1 (YHR195W); ancestral locus Anc_4.360), with product MARPVAAQGLFSLGTSITLVKLVKKLMEGGTVEEWWNVSPQAQQSSTYIVDYPIITTEPRNIHNQKLTWPQVLRFFIEQVEEMDLQLACFVLFLCLLGPLIWSLLDTKSSSAAGNSLLHNVSTQTEQEPEEKVTERHFHYDPAERALLQFGRSKSESVLSVFKYSPIQFDYNEPEEEVDEIVAGCTIKTEPIQKTPLEILEEKRRSGVVKPFAPIDQEVILRLDTALSSQKQFKDSSQLCPKVEHQVLVQNSSGNISPGNREAPSVKSAGSLPSFRGAPLERASSAQSLSFLQIQISPRKTSHVEVQVNPEQAYSQPFTY
- the MDM31 gene encoding Mdm31p (similar to Saccharomyces cerevisiae MDM31 (YHR194W); ancestral locus Anc_4.359) translates to MNRALTVLGRAVGFNAQLSKMKLKMVPLKSSHWVLPSQLRPAQCHRSLLRSGTNMKPLQLRWYSTQQPPLKPESKKPPSPSAFKFITERDRLLAQATGFLEKLRINVRWVLTKSTRPFNTDDIGAFISWVLVSNVLLIILGTTTFTSLVLYLMNTVLAQEYLATKIGNFLTKNTSLSVVFESAIVPEWSSGKIRFNKVFVSRRPKVSHSFTKGSQIEALQRTKLGLSDRLLFSREDFDDGNYTQYDLTIDQLDISLSFTKWLNGKGILDEVSINGLRGVVDRTHVVWKPNDDPRNYKNIHQPGDFEITNFAMNDVLFTLYQPNGFRPFQVSIFNCDLPQLRKHWLFYDILNANSISGTYDNAMFTIHKKFNVENTPFSSSNASPWKRVTRLRVDNLAIDHLNAGIDGPFGWITDGQVDMIGDALLPDKEADASQMTEVITEIGDRLYKEAQRHALLPFPQRPTASEIDPDQYFMMDFSLKLHNVKAEVPLFTHELGYINNALIRPIVGYINSTRTYIPIRCRVVKNISDFEGSWTIYDCLLMRDLSAEVYDAFAEYVADDRKRSVRLMRVGFWSLQIMLQVILMSLGAIA